The Lacipirellulaceae bacterium genome contains a region encoding:
- the cas2 gene encoding CRISPR-associated endonuclease Cas2, whose product MALSEYQAMWLFAMFDLPVKTRRSRRRYTQFRKLLLREGFSMLQFSVYARYCVSEKHSDSYRRRIEAQLPPDGQVRLLAVTDRQFGKMEVFLGRNRTSVEEIPDQLLLF is encoded by the coding sequence ATGGCCCTTTCGGAGTACCAAGCGATGTGGCTGTTTGCGATGTTCGACCTGCCTGTGAAAACGCGTCGCTCCCGCCGTCGCTACACGCAGTTCCGCAAGTTGCTACTGCGCGAGGGCTTTAGCATGTTGCAATTTTCCGTGTATGCCCGATACTGCGTGAGTGAGAAACATAGCGACTCGTACCGTCGGCGGATCGAAGCGCAACTTCCCCCCGACGGCCAAGTCCGCTTGCTGGCGGTGACCGATCGTCAGTTTGGCAAAATGGAAGTTTTTCTTGGGAGAAATCGCACAAGTGTGGAAGAAATCCCCGACCAATTGCTCCTTTTCTAG
- the cas1 gene encoding type II CRISPR-associated endonuclease Cas1, with amino-acid sequence MNNRILDLSQSPAKLFVRDANLVVEAKDQTPARLPLVDVAVLVVSHPQVHYTHAVLAGIASAGGVFITCDGKHLPIGMLLPLAAHFAQVERFAAQASAKLPVRKRVWRQIVRAKITAQSNLLSELRGNDAGLGQLVSQVRSGDPANVEARAARRYWQQLFADPRLTGADSKGFRRDQSLDDGNALLNYGYTVLRAIVARAICAAGLHPSLGVHHHNKYATYPLADDLMEPVRPLVDREVVGLLVDEGPQCELTPAVKQRLIKSLLVRAKLEGEQRTVFDAMARTASSLAEVFLGEREKIVLPEV; translated from the coding sequence ATGAACAACCGCATCCTCGACCTGTCGCAGTCGCCCGCGAAGTTATTTGTGCGGGATGCGAATCTGGTGGTTGAGGCCAAGGATCAAACGCCCGCGCGGTTGCCGCTGGTCGACGTGGCGGTGCTGGTCGTGTCGCATCCACAGGTCCACTACACGCATGCGGTTCTTGCGGGGATCGCTTCGGCGGGTGGCGTGTTCATCACCTGCGATGGCAAGCACTTGCCGATCGGCATGTTGTTGCCGCTGGCCGCGCACTTTGCCCAGGTCGAACGCTTCGCCGCCCAGGCCTCCGCGAAGTTGCCGGTGCGCAAACGCGTCTGGCGGCAAATCGTGCGGGCGAAGATCACCGCTCAATCGAACTTACTCTCGGAACTTCGTGGCAATGATGCGGGGCTTGGGCAACTGGTCAGTCAGGTCCGCTCCGGCGATCCCGCGAATGTCGAAGCCCGCGCGGCACGGCGATACTGGCAACAGTTGTTCGCTGACCCAAGACTGACGGGGGCTGACTCGAAAGGGTTCCGCCGTGATCAGTCGCTCGACGATGGCAACGCGCTGCTCAACTACGGATACACCGTGCTGCGGGCGATTGTCGCCCGGGCGATCTGTGCCGCCGGGTTGCATCCGTCCCTCGGCGTGCATCATCACAACAAGTATGCCACCTATCCGTTGGCGGACGATCTGATGGAACCGGTGCGACCGTTGGTGGATCGCGAGGTGGTGGGCCTGCTCGTTGACGAAGGACCGCAGTGCGAACTGACGCCAGCGGTGAAGCAGCGTTTGATCAAGTCGCTTCTCGTACGGGCGAAACTTGAAGGCGAGCAGCGGACGGTGTTCGACGCGATGGCTCGAACGGCCAGTTCCCTTGCCGAAGTCTTTTTAGGGGAGCGCGAAAAAATTGTGCTGCCCGAGGTGTAA
- the cas9 gene encoding type II CRISPR RNA-guided endonuclease Cas9 (Cas9, originally named Csn1, is the large, multifunctional signature protein of type II CRISPR/Cas systems. It is well known even to general audiences because its RNA-guided endonuclease activity has made it a popular tool for custom editing of eukaryotic genomes.) → MKYTWQHLQDGQPYLVGIDLGPSSVGWAVIACDDKGNPLGLVASGVRRFEAGVLGDIEKGKDESRATARRDARGPRRQNFRRRRRMKKLFNLLCRNGLLPPCEAAKNDQRHEHLLAVDQKLREELGLGGDRVSDQLLPYELRKRALDEKLPLHAVGRALYQLAQRRGFLSNRKAGGDEEETGKVKSGIADLYKLMDKADVPTIGSYFTTLDPEEQRIRSRWTSRHMFWEEFEAIWNAQAEHHKELTDELKEEIHAAIFFQRPLKSQKHLIGRCSIDPTKRRAPAACLPFQEFRVLQRVNDLRVTAPDGEIVDLTEEQKQQLATELLQTDGLSWAAIKKLLGMKKSKDYGRHWEFNFEKAGDKKLIGNRTYAKLEDALGESWTELSANDQDILVDEILQFDNEQALANRLETELGIPADRAKAAAGAKLEDAYAAYSRHTIERYLLKLREGFALQTIRRELDPETFATIEPLDELPPVRPTGYHKEGAFPELRNPAVERAMSEFRKVINAILKKAKHKPWAFRVEMARDLKHSRKRRQDLTDRRNQNTKSREEAYEKILREMGHENYCTRDNVLKVRLAEECGWVCPFSGKSINMKQLVGNESQFQIEHIIPFSRSLDNSFTNKTLCYHEENARKGNRMPWEAYHGTDYWDEMIARVKRFRGDARGIKLQRFLAEELPEQDEFTKKQLSDTRYIAKLATEYLGLLYGGKIERDELGFGKFKVQVSPGRATSYLRQRWNLNSIIGYSDDKDREDHRHHAIDAIVIGLTDARAVQQLSLAAQEAEERYGPDQHKLFAEVDHPFNELVSEARELVPAINVSSRVSKKLNGPLHKETILSKPRPEADDDSEQPETFHAVRKPLEAMSKGEVEAIIDPVVREAVLTQLKAIGGTPQKAFADKNNHPSLHGKNGRTVPIHRARIRKSDNPMPIGKGSKRRYVNPGSNHHLEVVAVLDKNGKEKKWEGVLVSRFEAMQRKARQEPIIQRDHGKQRKFKFSLAGGEHVLLEPGTENERLCRVTVISGSQVELVLHSDARPITVRKKEPGARIRKSANALFKEGCQKVTVGPLGEVSQASD, encoded by the coding sequence ATGAAATACACCTGGCAGCACCTGCAAGACGGGCAACCTTATCTCGTGGGAATCGACCTCGGCCCGTCATCAGTCGGCTGGGCAGTGATCGCTTGCGATGACAAAGGGAACCCGCTCGGCTTAGTGGCTAGTGGCGTCCGACGATTCGAGGCGGGCGTCCTCGGCGATATTGAGAAGGGTAAGGATGAAAGCCGTGCCACGGCTCGGCGTGATGCGCGGGGGCCGCGCCGGCAGAATTTTCGGCGGCGGCGGCGGATGAAGAAGCTGTTCAATTTACTCTGCCGTAACGGTTTGTTGCCGCCTTGCGAAGCCGCCAAGAACGACCAACGGCATGAACATCTATTGGCAGTGGATCAGAAGCTGCGCGAGGAATTAGGCCTCGGCGGCGACCGCGTCAGCGATCAACTGCTGCCTTATGAACTCCGTAAACGCGCTCTCGACGAGAAGCTCCCGTTGCACGCGGTCGGGCGTGCCCTCTATCAACTCGCTCAGCGGCGCGGGTTTCTCTCCAATCGCAAAGCGGGGGGTGACGAGGAAGAAACCGGCAAAGTGAAATCTGGCATCGCTGACCTCTATAAGCTCATGGACAAAGCGGATGTTCCAACCATCGGTTCGTACTTCACTACGCTGGATCCCGAAGAACAAAGAATTCGTTCCCGCTGGACCAGCCGTCACATGTTTTGGGAAGAGTTCGAAGCGATTTGGAACGCCCAAGCAGAACACCATAAGGAACTCACCGACGAACTCAAAGAAGAAATCCACGCGGCTATCTTCTTCCAGCGGCCACTTAAATCGCAAAAACACTTAATCGGGCGTTGCAGCATCGATCCCACGAAACGCCGTGCTCCGGCGGCTTGTCTGCCGTTTCAGGAGTTCCGCGTCTTGCAGCGGGTGAACGACTTGCGTGTCACCGCTCCCGATGGGGAGATTGTCGATCTGACCGAGGAGCAAAAACAACAGCTCGCCACGGAGCTATTGCAAACCGACGGCCTCTCCTGGGCGGCAATCAAGAAGCTGCTTGGCATGAAGAAGTCCAAAGATTACGGTCGCCACTGGGAGTTCAACTTCGAGAAAGCGGGCGACAAGAAACTCATCGGCAACCGCACTTACGCAAAGCTCGAAGACGCGCTGGGCGAATCGTGGACAGAGCTTTCCGCCAACGACCAGGACATTCTCGTTGATGAAATCCTTCAGTTCGACAACGAGCAAGCACTCGCCAACCGTTTGGAAACGGAGTTAGGCATCCCCGCGGACCGTGCCAAAGCGGCTGCTGGGGCGAAGCTGGAAGATGCCTACGCGGCCTACTCCCGTCACACGATTGAGCGTTATTTACTAAAGCTCCGCGAAGGGTTCGCGCTACAAACCATCCGGCGGGAACTCGATCCGGAGACGTTCGCCACAATTGAGCCGCTCGACGAGCTACCCCCGGTTCGCCCGACCGGCTACCACAAGGAAGGAGCCTTCCCCGAGTTACGCAACCCGGCGGTCGAACGGGCGATGAGCGAATTCCGCAAGGTGATTAACGCGATCCTCAAAAAAGCGAAGCACAAACCGTGGGCGTTTCGCGTCGAAATGGCCCGAGACTTGAAGCACAGTCGCAAACGTCGCCAAGACCTGACCGACCGCCGCAACCAAAACACCAAGTCCCGCGAAGAAGCGTACGAGAAAATCCTCCGCGAGATGGGGCACGAAAACTACTGCACCCGCGACAATGTCTTAAAAGTGCGTCTCGCCGAGGAGTGCGGCTGGGTCTGCCCGTTCTCCGGCAAGTCGATCAACATGAAGCAATTAGTCGGAAACGAATCGCAATTCCAGATCGAGCACATCATCCCCTTCAGCCGTTCGCTGGATAACTCGTTCACGAACAAAACGCTTTGCTACCACGAGGAGAACGCCCGCAAAGGAAATCGCATGCCGTGGGAGGCTTACCACGGCACCGACTACTGGGACGAGATGATCGCCCGCGTCAAACGCTTCCGCGGCGACGCCCGCGGCATCAAGCTGCAACGCTTTCTGGCTGAGGAACTGCCCGAGCAGGACGAGTTCACGAAAAAGCAACTTAGCGACACCCGTTACATCGCCAAGCTCGCCACGGAATACTTGGGCCTGCTTTACGGCGGAAAGATCGAACGCGACGAGCTCGGCTTCGGCAAGTTCAAAGTGCAGGTCAGCCCCGGTCGCGCGACCTCCTACCTGCGGCAACGCTGGAACCTGAACTCGATCATCGGGTACTCTGACGATAAGGACCGGGAGGACCACCGTCACCACGCCATTGATGCCATCGTTATCGGCCTCACCGATGCCCGCGCGGTCCAACAACTAAGCCTAGCGGCACAAGAAGCCGAAGAACGCTATGGGCCGGATCAGCACAAGCTGTTCGCCGAGGTCGATCACCCGTTCAACGAACTGGTTAGCGAAGCCCGCGAATTGGTTCCCGCGATCAACGTCTCTTCTCGCGTCAGCAAAAAGCTCAACGGCCCGTTGCACAAGGAGACGATCCTCAGCAAGCCTCGTCCCGAAGCGGATGACGATTCCGAACAGCCGGAAACCTTTCACGCCGTCCGTAAGCCGCTCGAAGCGATGAGCAAGGGTGAAGTGGAGGCGATCATCGACCCGGTCGTGCGCGAAGCGGTTCTCACCCAACTCAAAGCGATCGGCGGCACGCCGCAGAAAGCGTTCGCCGACAAGAACAACCACCCGTCGCTGCACGGCAAGAACGGTCGCACTGTGCCGATCCACCGCGCCCGCATCCGCAAGTCGGACAACCCGATGCCGATCGGCAAGGGAAGCAAACGCCGCTACGTGAACCCCGGCTCGAACCATCACCTGGAGGTCGTCGCCGTGCTGGATAAGAACGGCAAGGAGAAAAAATGGGAAGGCGTGCTCGTCTCCCGCTTCGAGGCGATGCAACGCAAAGCCCGCCAGGAGCCGATCATCCAACGCGACCACGGCAAGCAGCGTAAATTCAAATTCTCCCTCGCCGGCGGCGAACATGTGCTGCTAGAGCCGGGCACGGAAAATGAACGGCTTTGCCGCGTGACGGTGATTTCCGGCAGCCAAGTCGAGCTAGTCCTCCACAGCGACGCCCGCCCAATAACCGTCCGCAAGAAAGAGCCCGGGGCGCGGATTCGCAAGAGTGCTAATGCATTATTCAAAGAAGGGTGCCAGAAAGTTACGGTTGGCCCACTCGGCGAAGTAAGTCAGGCGAGTGATTAA